The following proteins are encoded in a genomic region of Coffea eugenioides isolate CCC68of chromosome 6, Ceug_1.0, whole genome shotgun sequence:
- the LOC113775313 gene encoding 10 kDa chaperonin, mitochondrial-like — protein sequence MAKRLIPLLNRVLVEKVIPPAKTNAGILLPEKTAKLNMGKVVAVGPGYHDSQGKLIPVTVKEGDNVLLPEYGGTQVKLGEKEYHLYRDDDILGTLHD from the exons ATGGCAAAGCGTTTAATTCCTCTCCTTAACCGAGTTTTGGTGGAGAAAGTGATCCCTCCTGCTAAGACAAATGCTGGGATTTTGCTTCCGGAAAAAACCGCCAAG TTGAACATGGGGAAAGTTGTTGCTGTCGGTCCAGGGTATCATGATAGCCAGGGAAAGCTGATTCCTGTTACCGTGAAGGAGGGGGATAATGTGCTGCTGCCTGAATATGGAGGAACTCAAGTGAAGCTCGGCGAGAAAGA GTACCATTTGTACCGAGATGATGACATCCTTGGAACATTGCATGATTAG